CGCTAACCAACAAGAAATCATTTATCAAACACCTAGATAGTTGGCAGATTCCAAGTAATCCAAGTAATCCAAGTAATCATTGTGTATCCTGCCATCTGGCATTTTTGCTCCCTTCAAATTTGCTCCCTCCAAATTTGCTCCTTTCAAGTTTGCCCAATTGAAATTAGCATTGCC
The Aerosakkonema funiforme FACHB-1375 genome window above contains:
- a CDS encoding pentapeptide repeat-containing protein, producing the protein GNANFNWANLKGANLEGANLKGAKMPDGRIHNDYLDYLDYLESANYLGV